A stretch of DNA from Salmo trutta unplaced genomic scaffold, fSalTru1.1, whole genome shotgun sequence:
GTATGCCATAGAAACAGAAGCAGTGTTGGAGACACTGAGGTATAATGAGCGCTAGAGACTGCATCCATATGTCCGACTGTTTAATCTCCTGACGTTCTTCATGACCAGGTTTCATCTGATTTATAAGACCAATATCACATGTGCACTAGCACTCAATGCGCAAAGGGAGTAGCGATTACGTCATCCGAAAACATAGCAGACATTGGATGAATATTAAAACGTTAATGGGCTTGTTTGATATTGCAGGTGACTGCTgattgactgatctacaaatcaccttgtaTCATAAATAACGACTCATTATTTGTAGATCATTCAGTCACAATCGATCTATGATACATCACGTTGTGACGCTCTCCAACAGGACCACTATCTTCAGCTGTGAGTACTGGTGAAAAAATTATTCAAATAATTAAATTGCTGTTTTGTGCACAAAGGTTATGACTAAAGTGTCTTATTAGGAATTTTCTAGTCTGACTTCTCTATGTGGCCGTCTATTGTATTTTTGGTCCGGGTgtcagttaaactgcagtaccgAAGCAAAACTGTAGGAACAGTTGAAACCATGCTTCAAGACCAGAACCCTGGTCCCTTTGGCTGGAGAGCATCAAATCCAtgatgcattgtgggtaaatggtgactgactgatctacaaatactAATCAGGAGTTAATTATGATCCAAGGTCGAACAGGCCCATTATCCCTACAAAGGGCGGTCTGGTAAACATGGATCGGTAGGGCGACACCACTGAGGTATAAAAAACGGTGCGACACTCATTTTCTGTGGATTCGGCGCCATCTTCTGGACACCAAAATCATTAGTGGGTCTGCAATCATCTAGTCTGGTCTGATGCTGTTTCCGGTTTGTGCCTGCACGCCGATGTTGTGATCTACGGTGGAGCTACGTTTGTGTTTTCCAAATAAACCCGGCGGATTTGAACGAGTCTTTGTCATCATGTCGACTGCCCTCGAGAGCTACATCAACCGTATCCTTTGAACTAAATGAATTCTGGAACAGTCACTGAAGGGGACTTTTGCTGATGAATCGCATGATTATTGATGCGTGGGTGCTTTGGCCTGCTAGATTGAGCTTTGCTAGCAATAGCATCACATATGGCTTTTAGAATGACATGTAACTGCGCTAGTTAGATAAAAGATCATACAAATGATTTTGGAAGCCAAACATGGGTACATGTTCATCCAACTgtgttatttaagcaataaggcccgaggatgtggtatatggccaatataccacggataTGTGCGCTGTTCTTTAGCACGACTCAAAACTGAGTGCCTGAATACAGCCcgtagctgtggtatattggcaatatagcacaaacccccgaggtgccttattgctattataaactggttacaaatttaattagaacagtaaaaatacatgttttgtcatacctgtggtatactgtctgatatacaacggctttcagccaatcagcattcagggcttgaaccaccaaGTTTATAATAGCAAGCTAACTATGGATTTGTCGTGCAAGCTCAACAGTATTGCTGCATGTGCAGCTTCTCATGAAatagcagcctggtctcatatgcctcgattggggcggcaggtagtctagtggttagagcgttggactagaaaggttgcaagatcgaatccccggttcaaatctgtcgctctgcccctgaacaagacagttaacccactgttcccctgaacaaggcagttaacccactgttcccctgaacaaggcagttaacccactgttcccctgaacaaggcagttaacccactgttcccctgaacaaggcagttaacccactgttcccctgaacaaggcagttaacccactgttcccctgaacaaggcagttaacccactgttcccctgaacaaggcagttaacccactgttcccctgaacaaggcagttaacccactgttcccctgaacaaggcagttaacccactgttcctaggccgtctttgaaaataagaatttgcgcttaactgacttgcctagttaaataaaggtaaaataaaatgctcaatgggtgacatgtctgagtatgtaggccattttcagcttccaggaattgtgtacaggtccttgcgatatggggccgtgcattatcatgctaaaacagatgaatggcacgacaatgggcctcaggatattgtcacggtatctctctgcattcaaattgctatcgataaaatgcagttgtgttcgttggccgtagcttatgcctgcccataccataaccctctgttcacaacgttaacatcagcaaaccactcaccgacacaacgccatacacatggtctgtggttagaagtactgccaaattctctaaaacgacattatggtagagaaattaacatgcaattgtctggcaacagccctggtggacattcctgcagtcagcatgccaattgcacactccctcaaaacttgaagtctgtggcattgttgtgacaaaattgcacattttggtGACCATTTTAAGGGCACCTGTGtgatgatcgtgctgtttaatcagcttcttgataatccatccactttacAGGATAGGCATATCTTGACAAAAGAGAGATGCTCTCTAAgtgatgtaaactaatttgtgcaaaacaattgagggaaataagctttttgtgtgcatggatcatttctgggatcttttatttcagctcatagaacatgggaccaacactttacatgttgcgtttttgttcagtgtatgtaccACGCAATGTTGCAAGGCAAGcgcagcgtttcattggaaatgaatgcgCCAAAACGCATTGACGCTGTCGGTCTGATCGAGGTGATAGACTAGACGTAATATAGTAAACGGAAATCCTGGACACTCAAAACGTttagtatggttacataagagagAACGTTACTCAATAAGTAAAAactaaagtagggtggttggtcgggcgTATAActcaaacgtctagcaacccaaaagttgtgtgttcgaatctcatcacggacaacttaaGCATTTTAGCTAAGTTGgtaactttgcaactacttactatatatttagctactttgcatgttagctaaccttaaccctttaacctaaccttaaccccaagcctagctaatgttagccacaacaaattggaattagtaacatatcatacttaTTGTATTTCGTaacatatatacattttttattttacctttatttaactaagcaagtcagttaagaaaaaaatcttattttcaatgacggcctaggaacagtgggttaactaccttgttcaggggcagaacgacagatggaGATAcgtttgtcagctcggggattcgatcttgcaacctttcggttactagtccaacgctctaaccactaggctacctgccgcccatgtATGGATgaaggacatccacaaatgaatacataccatacgaaatgtaatTTATACAAATTATGAATGTcacggatttacatttactatgttacgtctacccctgagacCAGGTTGGAAATAGTGTACCAAATGTTTTCCTTAGCTGTTGTGTTTCAGGTACAGTGGCCATCGTTACATCTGACGGACGGATGATAGTGGTATGGCTCTAGCTACTTCACTGCTGTACTTGGCTCCAGATCTGTGCGTCTGAATGGTTTTGACTGGACCAACCTGAtttttgtgtgtgtactgttttgATTGGACCGttgatgtgtgtgtactgttttgATTGGACCGTTGATCTGATTGTGCGTGCACTGTTTTGATTGGACCTTTGAACTGACTGTCCGTGTACTGTTTTGATTGGACCGTTGAACTGACTGTCCGTGTACTGTTTTGATTGGACCGTTGAACTGACTGTGTACTGTTTTGATTGGACCGTTGAACTGACTGTGTGTTCAGGGCACACTGAAGGGCTTTGACCAGACCATCAACCTGATTCTGGATGAGAGTCATGAGCGTGTGTTCAGTTCCTCTCAGGGCGTGGAGCAGGTGGTCCTGGGACTATACATCGTCAGAGGAGACAACGTGTAAGTATCATGTCAACCTCTGGCTGAACTCTCACCTTTCTCccaaacaacctctccctctcacTGTGCCCGTTCACTCCCCATCAAGGACTTGGATTGGTGAAGAGACTGAGTGTCGACAACATTTCTGAAACCGTGAGGGGAATGAACACTTTAACTGGCCACTTTGGATGGGGGGGGACGACAGGGATCAGACTTCAACTCACAGTAGTACACCCAGGCCCAACTGCTCTTCTCTGTTTTGCAGAGCTGTGATTGGGGAGATTGACGAGGACACAGATTCTTCGCTGGACCTGGGGAACATCCGCGCTGAACCCCTTAACTCTATAGTCCACTGACCTCTCACCCTGACCCCTCAACTCTGGTGTGCTGACCCCTACACcagagtgattgtgtgtgtgagagagagtgtgaaagagaaagtgagaaatAGAGTAGTGTTTAAATTTTCACCACCTACTCAGCAATAACTGATGTCCCTGTCTGAAGAGCACAGTTTATCTTCCCTCATGAAGGACCCAGGGGACTAATAATAGGATGTTGATGAATTTGTGGTGATATTTTTTAATAAAGTGTGTTTCGTTTAACATGAAGTGTGTGTTGTTACTCCACAACAACAGTGTGAGGGAGTAAAGGTCTATTATacaactgggtggtttgagccctgaatgctgattggctgacagctgtggtatatcagaccatataccatggatgtgacaaaacatttatttttactgctctaattacgttggtaaccagtttataatagcaattgtgtcgtgcgtaagaacagcccttagccgtggtatattggacatatatcacaccccctcgtgccttattgcttaaatatatagtaccttcagaaagtattcattcatacctcttgacttattcaccattttgtgttacagcctgaattaaaaatggattaaatattttttttctcaaccATCTGCACAccacataataacaaagtgaaaacatgtttttggaaatgtattaaatgaaatctagaaatatctaatttacataactattcccACTCCTTTGCTCTGATGCTCCAAATTGATCTTGGgggcatccaatttcctttgatcatccttgagtttcAAGGATGAttcaattcaattgtttggacatctttttgaaagaaacaaatcaaatgttattggtcccatacacatggttagcagatgttaatgtcagtgtagcgaaatgcttgtgcttcaagtTCCGACTATgcattaatatctaacaaattcacaacaactaccatatacacacacatgtaaagggatgaatagaatatgtacatattaatatatggatgagtgatggtgtgcggcataggcaagatgcagtagatggtatagaatacagtatatacatatgagatgagtaatgtaggatatgtaaaaatgattaaagtggcgttatttaaagtgactagtgatacctttattaattccatttatttaagtggccagagatttgagtctgttggcagcagcctgtctgttagtgatggctgtttaacagtctgatggccttgagatagaagctgtttttcagtctctcagtccctgctttgatgcacctgtactgacctcgccttctggatgatagtggggtgaacaggcagtggctcaggtggttgttgtccttgatgatctttttggccttcctgtgacatcgggtgctgtaggtgtcctggagggcagggagtttgcccccggtgatgcgttgtgcagacctcactaccctctggagagccttgcggttgagggcgtgcaattgccataccagacggtgatacagcccgacaggatgctctcgattgtgcatctgtaaaaatttgtgagtgttttagatgtCAAGCCAAATttgttcagcctcctgaggagattggacattggcgagtaatatgctcggaagcggtggatgttgtgctcgccttctgagtctgaccagtaggccactccgtctgcctctcctgcggcgaccgcgttgttttgggtcggcctctgggataagatcgcatgtccagggtggaggtccgaacaaaggacccgcctcgggaaagtcgtattcctggtcgtaatgttggtaagttgacaccgcttttatatccaatagttcttcctggctgtatgtaataacacttaaggttttctgggctaacaatgtaagaaataatacataaacaaactaataactgcatagttttctaaggacctgaagcgaggtgaccgtctctgtcggcgccatctcaATActtgtctacataaggtcccacagttgacagtgcatgtcagagcagaaactataccatgaagtccaaggaactgtctgtagatctctgagatagaattgtgatgggCCGTATATcaagagtgttgaaagtttcctagagcacagtggtctccatcattgggaaattgaaaaaatatgaaaCTACCCAGACTGCCTTgagctggccgtccgaccaaaccggacaagaaggaccttggtcaggaaaCTGACcgagaacccaatgaccactctggcAGAACTAAAGAGTTCCTTGgctaagatgggagaacctgccagaaggacaagtcTGTACAGGACTTCACccatctgggctttatgggagtggccagatggaaaccactcctgAGAAAAGGCCCACCTTTAAGTTTGGAAAAAGGTCTGATGAGACAAAGATGTtgctctttgacctgaatgcaaaGTAAAAGTAAATCTGGGACAACTCAAATTAGtataatatgttatgtttggtatggttacataagactgGTTAATTTAGGCAAAAACAAAAGTggggtggctgggtggctgggtggatgggtggctgggtggatgggtggatgggtggatgggtggctgggtggctgggtggatgggtggatgggtggctGGGTGGATGGGTGGCTGTATAACATGAATGTCTTGAATCTTATCACGgccaattttagctaattagcaactttgtaACTACTTTTTAGCTACGTTGCAACTAGTTAGAaagttagctaacccttcccctaaacttaacccctagAGCTAGttagtgttagccacctagctgtTAGCAATAACAAATTGTAATTCGTGACATATCATACGTTTAACAAATGGTAGGGTCATAATAACTATCAAACTAGTCAGGAGTAGAACAAATCTATAGCAGTTTTATGCAATTGCTTTCAATTTGGGTCTGTTAAGGTTTTCAAAACTTCATAGTTTCCAACCTGTACTGGAAAGCTGCTCCTGAACACTGTCATGTCTTCCAACCTTGAGGACACACGGGTCAAAtacccccctctgtctgtctgtatggatGGACTAGTGGCCAATGGGTGTGAGTGGTGGAGCGGGTCAGTTAGTCAATAACTACTACAGTAGTCACAACCCACCACGAGTCAGAAAGGGAAACAGTCATGTTGACCTAAATAAATCTGACCCTACCACATCCCCTTACCCTCACCCTTCTTCTCACCCTTACCCTCACCCCTACCCTTACCCTCACCCTTCTTCTCACCCTCACCCTTCTTCTCACCCTcaaccctccccttaccctcaaccctccccttaccctcacccttcttctcaccctcaccctcacccctcccctTACCCTCACCCGTCTTCTTACCCTCAATCTCACCCCCTCCCCTTACACTCACCCCCCACATAAAACATATAATCCAGTATATTAACTCTATCCAGTATCACATATCTTTACCTGTCTTCCTCTACCTGTAtcctccctgatccttacatctgaccctggtctatacctgtcctcctctacctgaaccctccctgatccttacatctgaccctggtctatacctgtcttcctcttcctgtatcctccctgatccttacatctgaccctggtctatacctgtcttcctcttcctgaaccctccctgatccttacatctgaccctggtctatacctgtcttcctctacctgtaccctccctgatccttacatctgaccctggtctatacctgtcctcctctacctgtaccctccctgatccttacatctgaccctggtctatacctgtcctcctctacctgtaccctccctgatccttacatctgaccctggtctatacctgtcttcctctacctgtaccctccctgatccttacatctgaccctggtctatacctgtcctcctctacctgtaccctccctgatccttacatctgaccctggtctatacctgtcctcctctacctgtaccctccctgatccttacatctgaccctggtctatacctgtcttcctcttcctgtaccctccctgatccttacatctgaccctggtctatacctgtcctcctctacctgaaccctccctgatccttacatctgaccctggtctatacctgtcctcctctacctgtaccctcccTAGTCCGAACGTAACATCTGACCTGTCTTCCCTCATGCCTTAATACATATGGTTTTCCATCAAATATGAAAGACACATAATGGAACTTAATCAAAGCATTTCATAGGCCTATACCCATAACATCACTTATGCCACATCTCACAAACAGAATGCTACTCTTTATGTATAAAACTCACCTGTGTCACTCAAGATAACCAGAAGAGGGTGCCATTGTGAAGAATCAAGAAACAATCAATCACTTATCACCAATGTCAGGCATCACACAATGATAGCACTATCAAACTAAATTAAATATTTAAAGGCAGCACTCTTAAGGATCGCCTAAAatgtcatacccaaatctaactgcctgtagctcaggaactgaagcaaggatatgcatattcatgataccatttgaaaggaaacacttggacatttgtggaaatgtgaaattaatgtaggagaatataacacattggatctggtaaaagataatacaaccCCCCCCACAAATTAAAGTTGACACACTCCCAGGAAtatcatacatgatggatcattagcttatacattaactttcacacatctagatgggcGGACGGGGATGGGTGTGGAGCCAAAGACAGCAGcggggtcaaactgtagacccccagttcctacatttaaACATAAAGATAGATTTGATCAAACAAAACtttgctacattttatctctgggaccctcaggatgacaaatcagagcaagattactgaatataAGTACATtaattaccttcagaggtgaatgtatcaaaccagttgccgtgagaCTGCcgtgagactgctcttctctgtgtcacggaggctctccgcactgctaaagctaactctctctcctctgctctcatccttttagacctatctgctgcctttgatactgtgaaccaccagatcctcctctccaccctctccaagttgggcatctccggcgcggcccacgcttggattgcgtcctacctgacaggtcgctcctaccaggtggcgtggcgagaatctgtctccgcaccacgtgttCTCACCAcgggtgtcccccagggctctgttctaggccctctcctattctcgctatacaccaagtcacttggctctgtcatatcctcacatggtttctcctatcattgctatgcagacgacacacaattaatattctcctttcccccttctgataaccaggtggcgaatcgcatctctgcatgtctggcagacatatcagtgtggatgacggatcaccacctcaagctgaacctcggcaagacggagctgcttttcctcccggggaaggactgcccgttccaggatctcgccatcacggttgacaactccattgtgtcctcctcccagagtgctaagaaccttggcgtgaccctggacaacaccctgtcgttctccactaacatcaaggcggtgacccgatcctgtaggttcatgctctacaacattcgtagagtacgaccctgcctcacacaggaagcggcgcaggtcctaatccaggcacttgtcatctcccgtctggattactgcaactcgctgttggctgggctccctgcctgtgccattaaacccctacaactcatccagaacgccgcagcccgtctggtgttcaaccttcccaagttctctcacatcaccctgctcctccgctctctccactggcttccagttgaagctcgcatccgctacaagaccatggtgcttgcctacggagccgtgaggggaacggcacctccatacctttaggctctgatcagtccctacacccaaacgagggcaccgcgctcatccacctctggcctgctggcccccctacctctgaggaagcacagttcccgctcagcccagtcaaaactgttcgctgctctggcacccctatggtggaacaagctccctcacgacgccaggacagcggagtcaatcaccaccttccggagacacctgaaaccccacctctttaaggaatacctaggataggatgaagtaatccttctaacccccaccCCCTAAAagattagatgcactattgtaaagtggttgttccactggatatcataaggtgaatgcaccaatttgtaagtcgctctggataagagcgtctgctaaatgacttaaatgtaaatgtaaataaaaatagcatggtattattttcaCTGTGATAGCTACTcttaattggacactgcagttagattaacaagaattgaatcTTTCTgtccatataagacatgtctatgtcccggaaagttggctgttttATACAAAGtttttctagtcacattagcgcaccTTTGCAACAACCTTCCCGGTTTTGGGACACCCATCCCGTAGAGGGTAACGTGGTTCATCTGCAGACGTAAAAACAGTCTTGTGAAATGTAAAGGGGTTCAAAAGTTGTTTATTTTACTCAAGGGTGGAGTCGGTGTCGTGGAAATATTCGGTCAATCATATTTCACAAATACCGGAGCCTGTGAGTTCAAATAGACTTTTATTACCATATAACAAAAGCCAAGCTGGTTCAAAGATAACATCTGCCTTCCAGTCTTGCCACACACGTTTGAAACATTATTCTTCCTTACGTCACACTCATAGTAACTCCTCTTAATGACTCATCCCCTCTGGCATTTAGCCACCGTTATCttattgccttgcacaaagtttCGTTTTGTTTTATATTAGGGCATGGAAGCCGTAGAGCCACAGAAATAGACAGACCTGTTCTCGACTAAGACAGGTACATACATGTAGGACCCTAGCTacaggaggatgggctcattgtaatggctggaatggaattgatggaatggtatcaaacatatggaaaccacgtttgactccgttccaatcattccattccagtcattacaatgagcccatcctcctattgcTCCTCCCACCAAACTCCACTGAGCAATTCAATGTTAGCGCCCAAAGTGTCTTCAGTCATACAGCAACACTCTGGTCCTGGTTAGTGCTGGTAGGAATGGTTTGGTCCGAAGTCAGCCTGGTGTTGGTCATCAGAGTAGGCTTGTCTTGGTTCAGGAAGGCAATGATTTGTTCCAGGTAGGCAAGGTTTGTATGTGCGTAGGCCTGGTTTGGTTCAGGATAAGCATGGTTTTGGTCAGGGTAGTCAGGGTCATCAAGGAAGTCAGGGTTTGGTTCACAATGTTCCTCAGAGCGAATCAGTTGACTAACATTTCTCAGCTTGGCTTTCTGACCAACAGTCTGGTACAGATACACAGCCACTATAAACTGGAGGACCTGTttaacatcaacatcaacaacaaactggaAAACGTGTCAATCAAGAAAAATTTGAACagctgagttgtgtgtgtgtgcgtgtctgtgtttgtgtgtgtgtgtgcatgtgtgtgcatgtgtcggtgtgtttgtgtgcgcgtctgtgtgttacctgaatgtttagcaggacattCTAACCAAGTaagagagactttgtcatttcttcaaacgaTCATCTTTATTTACTAAGAATTGCAATAATGAAGCTGGTCGACCCCACACTCTTGAGTGTAAGGCTGAGAGCTCAATAATACAGAAAAAACAGAGGTCCTATATAGCAGACCTAAAAATGCTTAGTACTGGctggttccacccctcccatgcAGATCGGGGCGTCATAAACTATCTTGGGTTCATCTTGTGGTTATGTTCACTGGGTGTTGTTTTCCAGCATTTGTAGTTATGAAAATCTCTTACTATTGTTAAGCATATAATTCAACGATCAATATTCAACAAAGCAGGTAAATAGGTAATATTTCCCTTACAGTTTCCACACATCTAAGTTCCTGTAGATTGTTAAAACAGGATGTCACATACTACAGTCGAAACCAAAAGGCTCTTATCTGTACGCCCAGACCCATGACTAAGTCACACAAGACAAGCCTATACTAAA
This window harbors:
- the LOC115188426 gene encoding U6 snRNA-associated Sm-like protein LSm8 — encoded protein: MSTALESYINRTVAIVTSDGRMIVGTLKGFDQTINLILDESHERVFSSSQGVEQVVLGLYIVRGDNVAVIGEIDEDTDSSLDLGNIRAEPLNSIVH